One Chlamydiota bacterium genomic region harbors:
- the tilS gene encoding tRNA lysidine(34) synthetase TilS — protein sequence MKRGRAGGAPKAAAAVERVRVFIRLHRMLRGVRSLLVAVSGGPDSMVLLHLLASLAPSFGVTLRAAHLHHGLRGRDADRDLALVRRTCRSLGVPLLAGRSDVRARARRRGLSFETAAREARYAFLARCAARTRAEAVALGHTADDQAETFLLRLLRGAGARGLGGIRPVRFEGPLRIVRPLLCLWRREILSVAKAQGVSFRTDASNRNRLFLRNRVRHGLIPYLERQFNPRAREILIRAAELLAREHDFCETHAARRYRALAREEERRVVFPARRFAALPAALRAGLLRRALAALGTPGEVRFADAEAAARLCRVPGGGGAVCLPDGVVVSREYGELVIGRPPAAYPAYDYPLADGLEIPFPGGRLRFRVAVRARRGVGRVRRNTPGLAAAWGGNWNGWPLSALLSQEALEGEGLAVRTRRPGDRFRPLGAAGGRALKRVLIDEKLPARLRGAVPLLARGREIVWLPGHRIAERFKVTPATRRVLEVVLERAR from the coding sequence GTGAAGAGAGGACGCGCGGGCGGCGCCCCGAAAGCGGCGGCGGCCGTGGAGCGCGTCCGGGTCTTCATCCGCCTGCACCGGATGCTGCGGGGCGTGCGGTCGCTCCTGGTTGCCGTGTCGGGCGGACCCGACTCGATGGTGCTGCTGCACCTGCTCGCCTCGCTTGCCCCGTCTTTCGGCGTCACGCTTCGCGCCGCCCACCTCCACCACGGCCTGCGCGGCCGCGACGCCGATCGCGATCTCGCCCTCGTGCGCCGCACGTGCCGGTCCCTGGGCGTCCCGCTCCTCGCGGGGAGGTCGGACGTCCGCGCGCGCGCGCGGCGCAGGGGTCTCTCATTCGAAACGGCGGCGCGGGAGGCGCGCTACGCGTTCCTCGCGCGGTGCGCCGCGCGAACGAGGGCGGAGGCGGTCGCCCTCGGGCACACCGCCGACGACCAGGCGGAGACGTTCCTGCTGCGACTCCTCCGCGGGGCGGGTGCGCGGGGGCTCGGCGGCATCCGGCCGGTGCGTTTCGAGGGGCCGCTGCGCATCGTCCGGCCGCTCCTCTGCCTCTGGAGGAGGGAGATCCTCTCGGTCGCGAAGGCGCAAGGCGTTTCGTTCCGGACGGACGCCAGCAACCGAAACCGCCTCTTCCTGAGGAACCGGGTGCGGCACGGGCTGATCCCGTACCTGGAGCGGCAGTTCAATCCCCGGGCGCGCGAGATCCTCATCCGGGCGGCGGAGCTGCTCGCCCGCGAGCACGACTTCTGCGAGACGCACGCCGCAAGGCGGTACCGCGCCCTGGCGCGGGAGGAGGAGCGCAGGGTGGTCTTTCCCGCGCGGCGTTTCGCCGCCCTTCCCGCCGCCCTCAGGGCCGGTCTCCTCCGCCGCGCGCTCGCCGCGCTCGGCACACCGGGCGAGGTGCGGTTCGCCGACGCGGAGGCGGCCGCCCGCCTCTGCCGCGTTCCGGGGGGAGGCGGGGCCGTCTGTCTCCCGGACGGGGTCGTCGTCTCCAGGGAGTACGGAGAGCTTGTCATCGGGCGGCCGCCGGCCGCCTACCCGGCGTACGACTATCCGCTCGCCGACGGCCTCGAAATCCCGTTCCCCGGGGGCCGCCTGCGGTTCCGCGTTGCCGTGCGCGCCCGCCGCGGGGTCGGGCGCGTTCGGCGGAACACGCCGGGGCTCGCGGCGGCATGGGGCGGCAACTGGAACGGGTGGCCGCTCTCCGCGCTCCTCTCGCAGGAGGCGCTCGAAGGGGAGGGGCTCGCCGTGAGGACCCGGCGCCCGGGCGACCGGTTCCGCCCGCTCGGTGCGGCGGGGGGGCGCGCCTTGAAGAGGGTGTTGATCGACGAGAAGCTCCCCGCGCGCCTCCGCGGCGCCGTCCCGCTCCTCGCCCGCGGCCGGGAGATCGTCTGGCTCCCGGGGCACCGGATCGCGGAGCGTTTCAAGGTGACCCCGGCGACGCGGCGGGTGCTCGAGGTCGTTCTGGAAAGGGCGCGATGA